Proteins from a genomic interval of Thamnophis elegans isolate rThaEle1 chromosome 2, rThaEle1.pri, whole genome shotgun sequence:
- the LOC116504572 gene encoding ovomucoid-like encodes MKVAFCLFFTLALFFLYADAFEDEDKPVDCTNYPRKACTKEYQPHCASNGQTYANRCYFCNALVESRGLITLNYYGKCKE; translated from the exons ATGAAGGTCGctttttgcctgtttttcaccctggcACTCTTCTTTTTGTACGCAG ATGCTTTTGAAGATGAAGACAAGCCC GTTGATTGCACTAACTATCCCAGAAAAGCGTGCACCAAGGAGTACCAGCCCCATTGTGCCTCCAATGGACAGACCTATGCCAACAGATGCTATTTCTGCAATGCACTTGT TGAAAGTCGTGGACTAATAACATTGAACTACTATGGAAAATGTAAAGAGTAA